Genomic window (Streptomyces liliiviolaceus):
TGAGGATGTCGCCGAGCTGGCGGGCCCAGAAGTCGTCCATCGTCCAGCGCGCGAAGGGTTCCAGCACGCTCTCCCGGACGGATTTCGCGATGAGGTAATAGAACATCTGGTTGTAACAGATGTTGAACTCGACCGAGTTGAAGTGTCCGGTGTCGTCGATGTAGCACGACTCGGGGATCTGGAAGGTGCAGGCGGCGCGGACCCTGTGCTGGCCGTCGGGGCCGCCGTCCACGCCGACCACGGCCGTCTTCAGGTATTCGCAGTTCTTCGCCCGGTAGGGGCGCAGCACCTGGGCCAGCAGATCCTCGTCGGTGGGGTGGCGCACCCCCGGGTCGGCCGTGCGGTCCATCGTTTCCGCCATTGCCGGTCTCTCCCTCTCCAGGTCGTTCCGTGCGGGGTGTTCCGTGCGGGGCGTGTTGCTCAGGTCGGTGTCGTGCGGCGGGCGGCCCGGAGCAGGTCCTCGACGCCCATGCCCCTGATCTCCTCGGCCCGGTCGTCGTGGTGGTCCGGCGCCGGCCGGGGCGGCGGGGTGGTCCCGGATTCCGGCGGGCCGGTCTCCGTGAGCCGCAGCAGGGTGTCCAGCAGCCCGGACTCGCGCAGCCGGGCGAGCGGGATGGTGGCGAGTGCCGACCGGACCGAGTCCTCGTCCGGGGCGGGCCGTGCCCCCTCGGGGAGCAGTTCGGACAGCAGGAACCCCGCCAGTGCGGCGGGGGTGGGGTGGTCGAAGGTGAGGGTCGCGGACAGCCGCAGCCCGGACGCGGCACCGAGCCGGTTGCGGAGTTCGATCGAGGCGAGCGAGTCGAGTCCGAGCGCCGTG
Coding sequences:
- a CDS encoding FcoT family thioesterase, whose product is MAETMDRTADPGVRHPTDEDLLAQVLRPYRAKNCEYLKTAVVGVDGGPDGQHRVRAACTFQIPESCYIDDTGHFNSVEFNICYNQMFYYLIAKSVRESVLEPFARWTMDDFWARQLGDILITDFRSTFRRQMGARLFHGEIEIADVAEWDGSDIRDALVVIRTKCRYWDDLGGDSHGEVTVAILNPPQSGP